ATAACATCTGCATTTTCAGCCTTTTGTTTTAACGGAATTTGTGCGTTTATTCTACTCTTAGCATCACGTTCTGATAAACCATTGCGTTTCATTAATCTAGTTAATTGTATGGACTCATTAACGAAAACAAGCCAAACTTGATCAACAAGAGAGGTCAACTTATTTTCAAATAATAACGGTATATCTAAAACGATTATTTTCTCATTCGTATTTATATAAGTATTTTTTTGTTTAAATATTTCATCTTTAACATAGGGATGAACAATTGCATTTAATTTCTCACGTGCAATTTTATCTTGAAAAACAATATGACCAAGTTTTTTCCGATCAATGGCACGATCAATCTGTAAAATATTATCACCAAACGCTTCACCTATTTTAAAATAGGCTTCTTTTCCAGGCTCAACAACTTCTTTCGCAATGACATCTGCATCAATTATTGGTATCTGTTTTTCCCGAAATAAATTAGCTACTGTACTTTTACCTGAAGCTATTCCTCCAGTTAATCCGATTATTTTAGTCATCGCTATTTTTCACCCTTGTCTCTTGTTTTACCTGTACCAAATCTTTTTCTACAGTTTATATTGGTTTCATCCTATCATTTTGACAATACCTATGATAATTAATATTATACCCGGTAAAAAACTAAAACGATGCAACCCTTTCCATCCTGATAGAATAACACCACTTTTTAAGCCTAGTGATAAGAACAAACTGGTGGCTACACCGATTCCTACCGCAGAAAGAATAACCGGCAAACCAATTAGTGCTGCACCAATTCCTGCGCCTAGTGAATCAAGCGATAATGCTAAGCCAAGTATAAATACTTCAATACCCGCTATATTACCTGATTCATCCATATCTGCCATCATTGGTTTTTTGAGTATTTGAATAACAATGCCGAGTGATTTTATTTCAAACTTAATCTCATAAGGACCCGTTTTTTCGTGAGATTCCTCTGAACGGAAAAATGAAATTAGTACCCATAGTCCAATAATTACGAGTAAGCCACCACCAATCATCTCAGCGCTTTTTTCAGATAGAAAAGATCCAAGCCAATCTCCAAGTGCCATGGCAGATAGAAAGACTATCCCAGAAATTATACCAATCAAGATGACAGACTGAAATGCTAATTTCATCTGACGCAATCCGTACGTAAAGGCTACCATAAAACTATCTAAACTAACTGCACAAGCCAATAATAATAGGGTTGATAACTCTTTCATACAACTCAAGCCCCTTCATCATAC
The nucleotide sequence above comes from Paraliobacillus zengyii. Encoded proteins:
- the coaE gene encoding dephospho-CoA kinase (Dephospho-CoA kinase (CoaE) performs the final step in coenzyme A biosynthesis.); protein product: MTKIIGLTGGIASGKSTVANLFREKQIPIIDADVIAKEVVEPGKEAYFKIGEAFGDNILQIDRAIDRKKLGHIVFQDKIAREKLNAIVHPYVKDEIFKQKNTYINTNEKIIVLDIPLLFENKLTSLVDQVWLVFVNESIQLTRLMKRNGLSERDAKSRINAQIPLKQKAENADVIINNNGSIEDTKEQFEQYINQV
- the ytaF gene encoding sporulation membrane protein YtaF; amino-acid sequence: MKELSTLLLLACAVSLDSFMVAFTYGLRQMKLAFQSVILIGIISGIVFLSAMALGDWLGSFLSEKSAEMIGGGLLVIIGLWVLISFFRSEESHEKTGPYEIKFEIKSLGIVIQILKKPMMADMDESGNIAGIEVFILGLALSLDSLGAGIGAALIGLPVILSAVGIGVATSLFLSLGLKSGVILSGWKGLHRFSFLPGIILIIIGIVKMIG